A stretch of DNA from Cytobacillus luteolus:
TTAAAAATTATATAGCTAAGCATGATGCCATAGCAGTATTAAATTTTGAACTAGACCGTTTTAATTTACTTAATGATACCTATGGATATGAATTGGGCGACACTCTTATAAGAATCATTTCAGAACGAGTAATGACTTTTGTACGCGACAAAGGAAGTTGTTTCCGAATTGGTGATGATGAATTTATTGTTATACTATCTCACTTAAACATAGAAACTACTTTCCAGGTTGTTACCAAAATATCTGAGGAAATCATAAAAGTTATATCATCACCTATTCGAATTAATAATGAAGACTTTATAATTAAAACAGGCTTAGGGATAAGTTTATTTCCCTTACATGGCACCGAAATACAAACTCTTTTAAGGAAATCAAATATCGCGTTAAACTTAGCGAAAAAAAGTGGAACAAACTATGAGATTTATCATAGTGAATATGGCATTCAGCTTTCGAAAAAAATTAAGATTGAAAATGACTTGCGCAATGCCTTAGATAAAAATGAGTTTCAAATGCATTATCAATCACAGTTCGATTTAAATACAGGAAAGCTAATTGGTTTGGAAGCTTTAATCAGGTGGAAACATCTTAAGGAGGGTTTTATTCCACCTTCAGAGTTTATTCCGATTGCAGAAGAAAGTGGTCTCATTGTAGAGATTGGGAATTGGATTATGAGTGAAGTTTTTAAGCAAGCAAAAGCATGGCTTGATCAAGGCCTTGAACCTATACAATTCTCTATAAATATATCCTCGAAGCAGTTTAAAGACGAAGGATTTATTAATAGAGTAAAGAGTTTATTAAAGGAAACCAACTTACCACCCAAAGTGTTGAATTTTGAAATCACTGAAACTGTACTGATGGAAAACATAAAGAAAGCACTGGATGTTATTGAACAATTAAAGGAAATTGGTATTTGTATTGCAATAGACGATTTTGGTACAGGATATTCATCATTAAGTTATTTACGAAACTTACCAGTAGATCGTTTGAAAATTGATAAATGCTTCATCGATGAAATTACGAAACATCATGGTGACCAAGTAATAGTTAGGGCAATCATCGATCTAGGTAAGCAACTGGGGATGTCAATTGTTGCAGAAGGAGTAGAGTTGCTTGAACAGCATAATTACTTACGAGAAAAAGGATGTATTATTGGCCAAGGATATTTCTATCACCGCCCTAGTCCCATTGAGGCAATAATTGACTCCAAGGTTAAAATGATTTTGGCTAATAATTTATAGAGTACTAAGAATGCCCCTTCAGAAATGAAGGGGTCTTTCTATGGCAGAAAAGAACGGAATTAGAATTAGATAAAAGTAAATAATACCGATATAGTAAGCCTTTTTCCATGGAAAGGAGAGCTTTTACCATGTACGATATCATCCTCATTTTTTTACTACAGCTTATTCTAGTTCCCATCTTATCGCTTCGAATCATTTTTGTAGTTAAGAATCTTAGTCTACTTGCTTCTATTTTTGGATTCATGGAAGCTCTAATTTATGTGTTCGGTTTATCCATTGTTTTCAGTGGAGAGCAAAGTATAGCAGAAATGCTTGTTTACGCACTAGGTTTTGGAATTGGTATTTTTATTGGTGGGTTTGTTGAACAAAAACTTGCAATAGGTTATACAACCTTAACTGTGAATCTTTTACATGAAAATAGTGAACTCGTTACTAAGCTTAGAAATGATGGGTTTGGTGTGACTGTATTTGAAGGGATGGGTCGAGATAGTGTTCGATATCAGCTTCAAATTCTAACTAGCAGGAGCCTGGAGGAAAAAGTAATAAATATGATTAGCCTAGCAGATCCCCATGCTTTTATCATTTCTTATGAACCTAGGAAGTTTAAGGGAGGATATTTACTTAAGTCTATGAAGAAAAAGGCAAAGGGCACAGTGAAAGTTAATTGATTCCTTTTTAATAAAGCAGATATAAAATGTGGCAGGGTAAAACCGCCACATTTTTCTTATTATCTTAAATTCATAATTTCTGCATACTTTTTACATAAAATAAACAGGTAATGATGGTATAAATGATGTATAGCTTTGATAGGGAGTGGGAAGTAGTGAAAAGTGTCTTAGCGATAATAAGTATAATAGTTATAGCAGGATTCCTAGCTGCATGTGGAGACAGTGAACAGAAAAGTAACCTTGCAAAAGAGCCTATAAATAATCAAGAAGAGACGTCTCAGGAAGAGTCTAATCAGCTAGGTGAGGAATCAGAAACTAGTGATCCATCTAAAGTTAATCCAATTGAACAGCATCCAAACTTTGAACCATTTGATGGAAAAATAGATCATATTCATGGCCTAGGTTATGCAGGCAACCAAAATGCCATTTTCTTTGCAACTCATGACGGCATAAAGGTGTATTCAAATGGTAGCTGGCATAAAACAAAAACAGAGAATAATGACTATATGGGATTTAATGCGGTAGAACAAGGATTCTTCACAAGTGGTCACCCTGGAAAAGATTCTGGACTACCAAATCCATTTGGTGTGTTGAAGAGCTTTGATAATGGTGAAACATTAGAGAGTCTTGGCTTATTAGGGGAAACCGATTTCCACCTACTTGGAGTAGGTTATAAATCAAATGTAATTTATGCTTTACCTCCAAACAATAACTCGAAAATGAAAGCGGGAGAACTATATGTTAGTGAAAATCTTGCTGAGACATGGGAGAGGGTAGAAGCGGAGAATCTAGGTGGAAATCTATTCTTATTTGCAGCTCACCCTACTAATTCAAGTCTTGTAGCAATAGCGGGAGAACAAGGTATCTATTTTTCAAAAGACAAAGGACAAAGCTTTGAACTAATAACTGAAGGAATGCAAGGAACCACTGTCTTCTTTGACCAAGAGAATCTATGGTACGGAGGATTTGATGGCAATCCTAAATTAATAAAGAAATCACTCAAAGATGGAAGTGAAATAGAGATGCAACTTCCTGAATTAAAGAATGATGCAGTTATGTACTTGGCTCAAAATCCCCAAAATCCACTAGAGGCTGTTTTCTCAAGCTTTAATGGTGATATTTTTATTTCAACAGATGGAGCAAGTTCATGGAAACAATTGGTCAAAAGCGGGGCACTTCAATAATAACTTAAAGGAAGAGAAAAATGAGTCGATTATTATTGATTGATGATGAGATAAGGATGCTTCAGCTAGTAACCTTATATTTAGAACACCATGGTTTTAAATGCACTTCAGTTAATTCTGGTGAAAAAGGTATCAGTTATCTGGAGGACCATAAAGTTGATTTGGTTTTATTAGATGTTATGATGCCATCAATGGATGGATGGGAAACGGCTTCAGAGATTCGAAAGTTTTCTGATATTCCTATCATTATGCTT
This window harbors:
- a CDS encoding putative bifunctional diguanylate cyclase/phosphodiesterase, which produces MHYCIGDLKHNKGLSPFVDNLLKSISELISCHTIFISNNGEILKVHTPKQEEVLEKAILKYVNRFKEVANEYEPVPIILQTSLDQEFTFQEKVLVLRELGADINFVAIPIYLPNQQLFGAILVVGTHDFPFQPAHISMLQSFAQLITQTILCENRSLRDRLTGLYNRDYLLKNFKNYIAKHDAIAVLNFELDRFNLLNDTYGYELGDTLIRIISERVMTFVRDKGSCFRIGDDEFIVILSHLNIETTFQVVTKISEEIIKVISSPIRINNEDFIIKTGLGISLFPLHGTEIQTLLRKSNIALNLAKKSGTNYEIYHSEYGIQLSKKIKIENDLRNALDKNEFQMHYQSQFDLNTGKLIGLEALIRWKHLKEGFIPPSEFIPIAEESGLIVEIGNWIMSEVFKQAKAWLDQGLEPIQFSINISSKQFKDEGFINRVKSLLKETNLPPKVLNFEITETVLMENIKKALDVIEQLKEIGICIAIDDFGTGYSSLSYLRNLPVDRLKIDKCFIDEITKHHGDQVIVRAIIDLGKQLGMSIVAEGVELLEQHNYLREKGCIIGQGYFYHRPSPIEAIIDSKVKMILANNL
- a CDS encoding DUF5698 domain-containing protein; this encodes MYDIILIFLLQLILVPILSLRIIFVVKNLSLLASIFGFMEALIYVFGLSIVFSGEQSIAEMLVYALGFGIGIFIGGFVEQKLAIGYTTLTVNLLHENSELVTKLRNDGFGVTVFEGMGRDSVRYQLQILTSRSLEEKVINMISLADPHAFIISYEPRKFKGGYLLKSMKKKAKGTVKVN
- a CDS encoding F510_1955 family glycosylhydrolase; translated protein: MKSVLAIISIIVIAGFLAACGDSEQKSNLAKEPINNQEETSQEESNQLGEESETSDPSKVNPIEQHPNFEPFDGKIDHIHGLGYAGNQNAIFFATHDGIKVYSNGSWHKTKTENNDYMGFNAVEQGFFTSGHPGKDSGLPNPFGVLKSFDNGETLESLGLLGETDFHLLGVGYKSNVIYALPPNNNSKMKAGELYVSENLAETWERVEAENLGGNLFLFAAHPTNSSLVAIAGEQGIYFSKDKGQSFELITEGMQGTTVFFDQENLWYGGFDGNPKLIKKSLKDGSEIEMQLPELKNDAVMYLAQNPQNPLEAVFSSFNGDIFISTDGASSWKQLVKSGALQ